In one Drosophila pseudoobscura strain MV-25-SWS-2005 chromosome X, UCI_Dpse_MV25, whole genome shotgun sequence genomic region, the following are encoded:
- the car gene encoding vacuolar protein sorting-associated protein 33A, translating into MRTQNRASDMFPYLRSPGQRFNLQLLQEAAYRELVQHLDRIEGSTIIVLDEAMIGPFELVTKPKFFADRGIRLVALKPDLVFPKDIKNIVYVLRPRVSLMDQLVGHVKAYGQVGGRQFHILFAPRRSCLCVNQLQNKGVIGSFGRIDELSWSFLPLDADVVTMELPNAYRDVSIDGDTSSLYQVAIGLVQLQRLYGRIPKIYGKGVQAQRVWDQAKHLGMEEKSLYNGDKGAIDQLILLDRGIDLLSPLATQLTYEGLIDEFYGIRQNKLNLPADLFSSDKTAEGRRPEEHLLETSEKKTILMHSGEQLYAELRNKNFNEVTKLLARKAREIHTQMHATSQDKTVQEIKSFVENVLPQLMAQKKSTSEHTTIAGLIHEQVNNTTFSDDLAAEQEFMVCADIDKPSAYIEDKIASKADLRNVMRLICLQCAAASGLKDKLLNHYKREVAQVYGLEVLLTFSNLEMAGLLHPQTDSRAYAVLRKTLHLTVEDNVEVDPKDISYVHSFYAPLTARLVELSLKPLGWQTLKSQINNLHGPTFEDFQAQLIGIGGRNAGSTVSEGSLLHVPRVVLVCFVGGCTFAEIAALRFLADQEDNNVEFLIATTKIINKNTFLDSLMST; encoded by the exons ATGCGAACACAAAACAGAGCCAGCGACATGTTCCCCTACCTGAGGAGTCCAGGGCAGCGCTTTAACCTCCAACTGCTGCAGGAGGCAGCTTACCGTGAGCTTGTGCAACACCTGGACCGGATCGAGGGCTCGACAATCATCGTGCTGGACGAGGCAATGATTGGACCGTTCGAGCTAGTAACTAAGCCAAAATTCTTTGCTGACCGAGGCATTAGGCTTGTGGCTCTCAAGCCGGATTTGGTCTTCCCCAAAGATATTAAAAACATCGTCTACGTTTTGCGACCGAGAGTCTCGCTTATGGATCAATTGGTGGGTCACGTCAAAGCTTATGGTCAGGTCGGTGGGCGCCAGTTCCATATTCTCTTTGCGCCACGACGGTCTTGCCTATGCGTTAACCAGTTGCAGAACAAAGGCGTGATCGGCAGCTTCGGGCGCATTGATGAGCTGTCCTGGAGCTTTCTTCCGCTAGATGCGGACGTGGTGACAATGGAGTTGCCCAATGCCTATCGCGACGTAAGCATCGATGGCGACACAAGCTCTCTGTACCAGGTTGCTATTGGTCTCGTTCAGCTGCAGCGCCTTTATGGCCGCATTCCAAAGATCTACGGAAAGGGTGTCCAGGCTCAACGCGTCTGGGATCAAGCCAAACATCTGGGAATGGAGGAAAAGTCGCTGTACAACGGCGACAAAGGGGCCATCGATCAGTTGATACTACTCGATAGGGGCATCGACCTGCTCAGCCCCCTGGCCACACAGCTCACCTACGAGGGCCTCATCGACGAGTTCTACGGCATTCGGCAAAACAAGCTAAACCTTCCTGCCGATTTGTTTTCCTCCGATAAGACAGCAGAAGGCCGTAGGCCCGAAGAGCACTTGCTCGAGACTTCGGAGAAGAAAACCATCCTGATGCACTCTGGAGAGCAGCTCTATGCGGAGCTGCGCAACAAAAACTTTAACGAAGTGACTAAACTGCTTGCCCGCAAGGCCAGGGAGATCCACACCCAGATGCACGCCACATCGCAGGACAAGACCGTGCAGGAGATTAAGTCCTTTGTGGAGAACGTCTTACCCCAGCTGATGGCCCAGAAGAAGTCCACCTCAGAGCACACGACCATAGCAGGCCTTATCCACGAGCAGGTGAACAATACCACCTTCTCAGACGACCTGGCTGCCGAACAAGAGTTCATGGTCTGCGCCGACATTGACAAGCCAAGTGCCTACATCGAGGATAAAATAGCCAGCAAGGCCGACCTACGCAACGTGATGCGCCTTATTTGCTTGCAGTGTGCCGCCGCCTCCGGTTTGAAGGACAAGCTGTTGAACCACTACAAGCGTGAGGTGGCTCAAGTCTATGGTCTGGAGGTATTGCTCACCTTCAGCAACCTAGAGATGGCAGGTCTGCTGCATCCGCAGACGGATTCGCGGGCATATGCTGTGCTGAGAAAG ACGCTACATCTAACCGTGGAAGATAATGTCGAGGTAGATCCAAAGGACATAAGTTATGTGCACAGCTTCTACGCTCCGCTGACCGCTCGCCTGGTGGAACTTTCCCTAAAGCCGCTGGGCTGGCAGACACTGAAGAGCCAGATTAACAATCTGCATGGGCCGACCTTCGAGGACTTCCAAGCGCAGCTAATCGGAATAGGCGGTCGGAACGCGGGCTCCACGGTTAGCGAGGGCTCGCTGCTGCATGTTCCGCGAGTTGTACTAGTCTGCTTCGTAGGAGGATGCACGTTTGCGGAGATTGCTGCCCTGCGCTTTTTAGCCGACCAGGAGGATAACAATGTAGAGTTCCTGATCGCCACCACCAAGATCATTAACAAAAACACATTCCTCGACAGCCTGATGAGCACCTGA
- the Grip84 gene encoding gamma-tubulin complex component 2 homolog isoform X1, giving the protein MSKVDLVRVVLHNLIVESQAPYTPDIIVRHFRATHEQRLSSNELLHLLATISQKRPNFQTVITEVTHILKTKDPMYALLVFIERFSCEDIAGSHSKIEMPSATNQSSTGSPVGALSLASFAPSASTRSLTDDSAIHTLSKSQSIPTSTPMNCRRSEVSPVRSTGGLFGRRNQNLKLYHQKQKTDPERADLSVIKERVLMAVSSSSMSNYRPLGSTEVNLMKSSASIKTNSSTSSVLAAATGLPDEYRTHMLWDYCKVDGNKTVLPELGALPLESQQGVLLKELIHCLCGTRGNFIVPLPPDANSTGIAKYETYFTIHAHLDKSLTELLQDILPLASYFIGIQKMMAATDGHGQVVNSLNAALQDLTNDFYVLVVQSEQELQQQQLTVQKLLYYLQPTIWVMEELWTTLVNVQLNEFQGAAVLTHLHGRIKRLEGDRAAQQIMIKLTHQAAEPYMRMLQLWIQKGVIVDRNREFLVEDNEVVHQGELPEHYSDDYWEKRYTVRRDRIPSFLEKYSDKILRTGKYLNVIRQCGKRVMPTQQMELQLDPTDERHVYVINDAYYFAARMLLDVLLTENDLMGHLQSVKNYLLLNQGDFTMQFMDACEDELSKNVDLVLPMTLENLLGLTLRLSSARNDPYKDDLHCELLTYDLVTQMSKIMNQKEEYWQSQDRLDLSGLECFAFTYEVKWPVSLVLNHIAISKYQMLFRQLFFCKHVERQLCKIWKENSIAKKFSPQAAELYRSAFTLRQRMMNAIQNLEYYMMIEIIEPNWHIFIEKMKKVENVDNVLKLHQDFLDSCLKNCMLTESSHLNRAIFKLCKICLKFCDFIQLSQRFFLDAELKSMVCDSSDDNTNNSDVDQGNSNCPQFESSLDPTDTFSERVKRFDLEFTGLLISFLKQINNMAKKNTADRFMNLVHRINFNAFYSDQMEKLCVKDAMG; this is encoded by the exons ATGAGTAAAGTTGATCTAGTGCGTGTGGTACTACACAATCTCATTGTCGAATCTCA agCTCCATACACGCCAGACATCATTGTGAGGCATTTTCGTGCCACACACGAGCAGCGTCTCTCATCTAACGAGCTGCTGCATTTACTGGCAACCATCAGCCAAAAGCGCCCAAACTTTCAAACAGTGATCACCGAGGTCACCCATATACTTAAGAC GAAGGATCCTATGTACGCACTGCTTGTATTCATCGAACGATTCAGCTGCGAAGATATCGCCGGTAGCCACTCAAAGATTGAAATGCCCTCAGCAACCAATCAGAGCAGTACTGGCTCTCCTGTCGGTGCCTTGTCCTTGGCGAGCTTTGCTCCAAGTGCGTCGACTAGGAGTCTAACTGACGATAGTGCCATACATACATTGTCAAAGTCCCAAAGCATTCCCACATCAACTCCCATGAATTGTCGTAGAAGCGAAGTATCCCCAGTCCGCTCCACGGGGGGATTATTTGGACGACGCAACCAGAATCTAAAACTGTACCATCAGAAGCAGAAAACCGATCCAGAACGCGCCGATTTGAGTGTG ATCAAAGAGCGCGTGCTGATGGCAGTTTCCAGCAGTTCTATGAGTAACTACCGTCCGCTGGGAAGTACAGAAGTTAATTTGATGAAGTCCTCCGCCAGTATTAAGACCAATAGCTCCACTAGCTCTGTTCTAGCGGCGGCAACAGGTTTGCCGGATGAGTATCGCACTCACATGCTCTGGGATTACTGCAAAGTGGACGGAAACAAAACGGTGCTGCCGGAGCTTGGCGCCCTGCCTTTGGAAAGCCAGCAGGGGGTCCTTCTAAAAGAGCTGATCCATTGTCTGTGTGGCACTCGAGGGAACTTTATTGTCCCTCTGCCGCCAGATGCGAACAGTACAGGCATTGCTAAGTATGAAACATATTTCACTATCCATGCGCACCTGGATAAATCGCTAACAGAGCTGCTGCAGGATATCCTTCCCCTAGCCTCGTACTTTATAGGCATTCAAAAAATGATGGCGGCCACAGATGGCCACGGGCAGGTCGTTAACTCTCTTAATGCGGCTCTCCAAGATCTAACCAACGATTTCTAC GTGCTGGTTGTACAGTCtgagcaggagctgcagcagcagcagttgacGGTTCAGAAGCTTCTGTACTACCTACAGCCGACCATCTGGGTGATGGAAGAGCTATGGACGACGTTGGTGAATGTGCAACTAAACGAGTTCCAGGGAGCTGCAGTGCTGACGCATCTGCACGGGCGGATAAAGCGGCTGGAGGGGGACAGGGCGGCCCAACAGATAATGATCAAACTGACGCACCAGGCAGCCGAGCCGTACATGCGAATGCTGCAGCTTTGGATCCAGAAAGGAGTGATTGTAGACCGCAACCGTGAGTTTCTGGTGGAGGACAACGAGGTTGTCCACCAAGGCGAGCTGCCCGAGCACTATTCGGACGATTATTGGGAAAAGCGCTACACCGTGCGTCGCGATCGGATCCCTTCCTTCCTGGAGAAGTACTCGGACAAGATACTGCGAACCGGCAAGTACTTGAATGTGATCCGACAGTGCGGAAAGCGAGTGATGCCCACCCAGCAAATGGAGCTTCAGCTTGATCCGACCGACGAGCGGCACGTGTATGTAATCAACGACGCCTACTACTTTGCCGCCCGCATGCTGCTTGACGTACTACTTACGGAAAACGACCTTATGGGGCATCTGCAGTCGgtaaaaaattatttgttgcTCAACCAGGGCGACTTCACCATGCAGTTTATGGACGCCTGTGAGGACGAGCTATCTAAGAATGTTGATCTGGTGCTGCCCATGACCCTGGAGAATCTGCTAGGTCTTACATTAAGACTGTCTTCGGCCCGTAATGATCCCTACAAAGACGACTTGCACTGCGAGCTTCTCACCTACGACCTTGTTACACAGATGTCAAAGATCATGAACCAAAAGGAAGAATACTGGCAGTCGCAGGACCGCCTGGACCTCAGTGGTCTCGAGTGCTTCGCCTTCACCTACGAAGTCAAGTGGCCTGTCTCGCTCGTCCTCAACCATATCGCCATTTCCAAGTACCAGATGCTGTTTCGTCAGCTCTTCTTTTGCAAGCACGTCGAGCGTCAGCTTTGCAA GATTTGGAAGGAAAACTCTATCGCTAAGAAGTTCTCGCCGCAGGCCGCTGAGCTGTATCGATCGGCGTTCACTCTGCGCCAGCGCATGATGAATGCCATACAGAACCTGGAGTACTATATGATGATTGAGATCATTGAGCCCAACTGGCACATCTTTATCGAGAAGATGAAGAAGGTCGAGAACGTGGACAATGTACTCAAGCTGCATCAGGACTTCCTGGACTCGTGCCTCAAGAACTGCATGCTGACTGAGTCCTCGCACCTAAATCGAGCCATATTCAAGTTGTGCAAGATCTGCCTCAAGTTTTGTGACTTTATCCAG CTCTCGCAGCGTTTTTTCCTCGACGCTGAGCTCAAGTCAATGGTCTGTGACTCCAGCGACGACAATACAAATAACTCCGACGTTGATCAGGGAAACTCGAATTGTCCACAG TTCGAGAGCTCGTTGGATCCGACAGATACGTTTTCAGAGCGCGTAAAACGCTTTGATCTGGAATTTACCGGACTGCTGATATCTTTTCTCAAGCAAATCAACAATATGGCCAAGAAGAACACCGCCGATCGTTTCATGAATCTGGTGCACCGCATCAACTTCAACGCCTTCTACTCCGATCAAATGGAAAAGCTTTGCGTCAAAGATGCCATGGGCTGA
- the Grip84 gene encoding gamma-tubulin complex component 2 homolog isoform X2 produces the protein MSKVDLVRVVLHNLIVESQAPYTPDIIVRHFRATHEQRLSSNELLHLLATISQKRPNFQTVITEVTHILKTKDPMYALLVFIERFSCEDIAGSHSKIEMPSATNQSSTGSPVGALSLASFAPSASTRSLTDDSAIHTLSKSQSIPTSTPMNCRRSEVSPVRSTGGLFGRRNQNLKLYHQKQKTDPERADLSVIKERVLMAVSSSSMSNYRPLGSTEVNLMKSSASIKTNSSTSSVLAAATGLPDEYRTHMLWDYCKVDGNKTVLPELGALPLESQQGVLLKELIHCLCGTRGNFIVPLPPDANSTGIAKYETYFTIHAHLDKSLTELLQDILPLASYFIGIQKMMAATDGHGQVVNSLNAALQDLTNDFYVLVVQSEQELQQQQLTVQKLLYYLQPTIWVMEELWTTLVNVQLNEFQGAAVLTHLHGRIKRLEGDRAAQQIMIKLTHQAAEPYMRMLQLWIQKGVIVDRNREFLVEDNEVVHQGELPEHYSDDYWEKRYTVRRDRIPSFLEKYSDKILRTGKYLNVIRQCGKRVMPTQQMELQLDPTDERHVYVINDAYYFAARMLLDVLLTENDLMGHLQSVKNYLLLNQGDFTMQFMDACEDELSKNVDLVLPMTLENLLGLTLRLSSARNDPYKDDLHCELLTYDLVTQMSKIMNQKEEYWQSQDRLDLSGLECFAFTYEVKWPVSLVLNHIAISKYQMLFRQLFFCKHVERQLCKIWKENSIAKKFSPQAAELYRSAFTLRQRMMNAIQNLEYYMMIEIIEPNWHIFIEKMKKVENVDNVLKLHQDFLDSCLKNCMLTESSHLNRAIFKLCKICLKFCDFIQFESSLDPTDTFSERVKRFDLEFTGLLISFLKQINNMAKKNTADRFMNLVHRINFNAFYSDQMEKLCVKDAMG, from the exons ATGAGTAAAGTTGATCTAGTGCGTGTGGTACTACACAATCTCATTGTCGAATCTCA agCTCCATACACGCCAGACATCATTGTGAGGCATTTTCGTGCCACACACGAGCAGCGTCTCTCATCTAACGAGCTGCTGCATTTACTGGCAACCATCAGCCAAAAGCGCCCAAACTTTCAAACAGTGATCACCGAGGTCACCCATATACTTAAGAC GAAGGATCCTATGTACGCACTGCTTGTATTCATCGAACGATTCAGCTGCGAAGATATCGCCGGTAGCCACTCAAAGATTGAAATGCCCTCAGCAACCAATCAGAGCAGTACTGGCTCTCCTGTCGGTGCCTTGTCCTTGGCGAGCTTTGCTCCAAGTGCGTCGACTAGGAGTCTAACTGACGATAGTGCCATACATACATTGTCAAAGTCCCAAAGCATTCCCACATCAACTCCCATGAATTGTCGTAGAAGCGAAGTATCCCCAGTCCGCTCCACGGGGGGATTATTTGGACGACGCAACCAGAATCTAAAACTGTACCATCAGAAGCAGAAAACCGATCCAGAACGCGCCGATTTGAGTGTG ATCAAAGAGCGCGTGCTGATGGCAGTTTCCAGCAGTTCTATGAGTAACTACCGTCCGCTGGGAAGTACAGAAGTTAATTTGATGAAGTCCTCCGCCAGTATTAAGACCAATAGCTCCACTAGCTCTGTTCTAGCGGCGGCAACAGGTTTGCCGGATGAGTATCGCACTCACATGCTCTGGGATTACTGCAAAGTGGACGGAAACAAAACGGTGCTGCCGGAGCTTGGCGCCCTGCCTTTGGAAAGCCAGCAGGGGGTCCTTCTAAAAGAGCTGATCCATTGTCTGTGTGGCACTCGAGGGAACTTTATTGTCCCTCTGCCGCCAGATGCGAACAGTACAGGCATTGCTAAGTATGAAACATATTTCACTATCCATGCGCACCTGGATAAATCGCTAACAGAGCTGCTGCAGGATATCCTTCCCCTAGCCTCGTACTTTATAGGCATTCAAAAAATGATGGCGGCCACAGATGGCCACGGGCAGGTCGTTAACTCTCTTAATGCGGCTCTCCAAGATCTAACCAACGATTTCTAC GTGCTGGTTGTACAGTCtgagcaggagctgcagcagcagcagttgacGGTTCAGAAGCTTCTGTACTACCTACAGCCGACCATCTGGGTGATGGAAGAGCTATGGACGACGTTGGTGAATGTGCAACTAAACGAGTTCCAGGGAGCTGCAGTGCTGACGCATCTGCACGGGCGGATAAAGCGGCTGGAGGGGGACAGGGCGGCCCAACAGATAATGATCAAACTGACGCACCAGGCAGCCGAGCCGTACATGCGAATGCTGCAGCTTTGGATCCAGAAAGGAGTGATTGTAGACCGCAACCGTGAGTTTCTGGTGGAGGACAACGAGGTTGTCCACCAAGGCGAGCTGCCCGAGCACTATTCGGACGATTATTGGGAAAAGCGCTACACCGTGCGTCGCGATCGGATCCCTTCCTTCCTGGAGAAGTACTCGGACAAGATACTGCGAACCGGCAAGTACTTGAATGTGATCCGACAGTGCGGAAAGCGAGTGATGCCCACCCAGCAAATGGAGCTTCAGCTTGATCCGACCGACGAGCGGCACGTGTATGTAATCAACGACGCCTACTACTTTGCCGCCCGCATGCTGCTTGACGTACTACTTACGGAAAACGACCTTATGGGGCATCTGCAGTCGgtaaaaaattatttgttgcTCAACCAGGGCGACTTCACCATGCAGTTTATGGACGCCTGTGAGGACGAGCTATCTAAGAATGTTGATCTGGTGCTGCCCATGACCCTGGAGAATCTGCTAGGTCTTACATTAAGACTGTCTTCGGCCCGTAATGATCCCTACAAAGACGACTTGCACTGCGAGCTTCTCACCTACGACCTTGTTACACAGATGTCAAAGATCATGAACCAAAAGGAAGAATACTGGCAGTCGCAGGACCGCCTGGACCTCAGTGGTCTCGAGTGCTTCGCCTTCACCTACGAAGTCAAGTGGCCTGTCTCGCTCGTCCTCAACCATATCGCCATTTCCAAGTACCAGATGCTGTTTCGTCAGCTCTTCTTTTGCAAGCACGTCGAGCGTCAGCTTTGCAA GATTTGGAAGGAAAACTCTATCGCTAAGAAGTTCTCGCCGCAGGCCGCTGAGCTGTATCGATCGGCGTTCACTCTGCGCCAGCGCATGATGAATGCCATACAGAACCTGGAGTACTATATGATGATTGAGATCATTGAGCCCAACTGGCACATCTTTATCGAGAAGATGAAGAAGGTCGAGAACGTGGACAATGTACTCAAGCTGCATCAGGACTTCCTGGACTCGTGCCTCAAGAACTGCATGCTGACTGAGTCCTCGCACCTAAATCGAGCCATATTCAAGTTGTGCAAGATCTGCCTCAAGTTTTGTGACTTTATCCAG TTCGAGAGCTCGTTGGATCCGACAGATACGTTTTCAGAGCGCGTAAAACGCTTTGATCTGGAATTTACCGGACTGCTGATATCTTTTCTCAAGCAAATCAACAATATGGCCAAGAAGAACACCGCCGATCGTTTCATGAATCTGGTGCACCGCATCAACTTCAACGCCTTCTACTCCGATCAAATGGAAAAGCTTTGCGTCAAAGATGCCATGGGCTGA